Proteins encoded by one window of Gammaproteobacteria bacterium:
- a CDS encoding ABC transporter permease subunit, with protein sequence MLKYVGKRTVQNVIVFFVFLTATFFLLQAQPGDISDQFLSNPKIPPEARQLYAERLGLTGSTWDQYVRYMHNFVTGNLGVSFSEYPREVSDILKERIPRTVALFVFATLLSFWMGFKSGKILAWRRGKRGENLITITGVFFQTVFYPWFALLMIRTFSFDLKLFPGGKFLTVEKWLDKPDTFDANNVFNRMLVTVALLGMALLITEMIGRKMHNRIVGRRLIWAARVVFIGTTVVWWMTVWGEMLPYALDIGDHLILPTITLSLIGFGGTMLLTRASMLETLREDYILTARAKGLPSRVIRDKHAARNALLPVTTSLVIGLAFLIGGGVITETVFSWPGMGRTLLTAALTEDIPLVIGAFTFIAILALIAHMVVDILYMFLDPRIRVGGR encoded by the coding sequence TCCTCACTGCAACCTTCTTCCTCCTGCAAGCACAGCCCGGTGATATCAGCGACCAGTTCCTCTCCAATCCGAAGATTCCACCGGAGGCGCGCCAGCTGTACGCAGAGCGTCTCGGTCTCACCGGCTCAACGTGGGATCAATACGTCCGTTACATGCACAACTTCGTGACCGGTAACCTCGGTGTCTCCTTCTCCGAATACCCGCGTGAAGTCTCGGACATCCTCAAGGAACGCATCCCCCGTACCGTCGCACTCTTCGTCTTCGCCACGCTCCTTTCGTTCTGGATGGGGTTCAAATCCGGGAAGATCCTCGCCTGGCGAAGGGGCAAGAGGGGAGAGAACTTGATAACGATCACGGGTGTGTTCTTTCAGACCGTCTTCTACCCATGGTTCGCACTCTTGATGATCCGAACGTTCTCGTTCGACCTCAAGCTCTTCCCGGGCGGCAAGTTCCTCACGGTCGAGAAGTGGCTGGACAAGCCGGATACGTTCGATGCCAACAATGTCTTCAACAGGATGCTGGTGACCGTCGCTCTGCTCGGAATGGCGCTGCTCATAACGGAGATGATCGGAAGGAAGATGCACAACCGGATCGTCGGAAGGCGTCTGATCTGGGCCGCCAGAGTCGTCTTCATCGGTACGACGGTCGTCTGGTGGATGACCGTGTGGGGCGAAATGCTGCCGTACGCGTTGGATATCGGCGACCACCTGATTCTGCCCACGATCACCCTTTCGCTCATCGGATTCGGCGGCACGATGCTGCTGACCAGAGCTTCGATGCTCGAGACACTGCGTGAGGACTACATCCTGACGGCCAGGGCGAAAGGTCTGCCCTCGCGGGTGATTCGGGATAAGCACGCTGCCAGAAACGCCCTGCTCCCGGTAACGACCTCTCTCGTGATCGGACTTGCATTTCTCATCGGTGGAGGCGTCATCACCGAAACAGTGTTCTCCTGGCCCGGTATGGGACGCACGCTGCTGACCGCGGCGCTGACGGAAGACATCCCGCTCGTTATCGGAGCGTTCACGTTCATCGCGATTCTGGCACTAATCGCTCACATGGTGGTCGACATCTTGTACATGTTCCTCGATCCGCGAATTCGAGTGGGGGGGCGATAG
- a CDS encoding ABC transporter permease subunit, with translation MIQEPLWRVRVRLAWRGFRSGWSSFVENRIGLVGLSIIVIYGLAALSHPLLMKYVWDPGVYDPVIGYDAPLQEKVIVPDNEVTDTSTEIDLFSARLINPLLKVGDTMDITLQPAPPSRAHWLGTDPLGRDVLSQLMFSTRAAFMLGIVAALVTVGIATTVGAVSAFFGGIVDTLFMRLADLIILVPFLPILIVLSALIHFELLHLAVLIGVLSGFGGTAIILKSQALSVSVKPFIDAARVAGGGRMHLIFRHIIPNVLPLSFLYMMFSVTDAISIEATLSFLGLMNINMSWGIMIYTANSQGYLLSSASYWWLLFPAGLSVTLLAGSFYLVGRAMDEIINPRLRRR, from the coding sequence CTGATCCAGGAGCCGTTGTGGCGCGTGCGCGTTCGGCTTGCCTGGCGCGGATTCCGCAGCGGCTGGTCTTCCTTCGTCGAGAATCGCATCGGGCTGGTCGGTCTCTCGATCATCGTCATCTACGGACTCGCTGCGCTTTCTCATCCCCTCCTGATGAAGTACGTCTGGGATCCTGGCGTCTACGACCCTGTCATCGGCTACGACGCTCCCCTTCAGGAGAAAGTGATCGTTCCTGACAACGAGGTCACCGACACGAGTACGGAGATTGATCTCTTCAGCGCTCGCCTCATCAACCCGCTTCTGAAAGTGGGTGACACGATGGATATCACGCTGCAGCCGGCGCCCCCGTCGCGCGCACACTGGTTGGGTACGGACCCGTTAGGCCGTGACGTGCTCTCTCAGCTCATGTTCAGTACACGCGCTGCGTTCATGCTTGGCATCGTCGCTGCACTCGTCACCGTAGGAATCGCCACGACTGTCGGCGCGGTGTCTGCCTTCTTTGGCGGGATAGTCGACACCCTGTTCATGAGGCTCGCCGACCTGATCATCCTCGTACCGTTCCTCCCGATCCTGATCGTGCTGTCGGCGCTCATCCACTTCGAATTGCTCCACCTTGCGGTGTTGATTGGGGTCCTGTCAGGTTTTGGAGGCACAGCCATCATCCTCAAGTCCCAGGCGCTGTCGGTATCGGTAAAACCATTCATCGACGCCGCCCGCGTTGCCGGAGGCGGTCGGATGCATCTGATCTTCCGCCACATCATTCCCAACGTTCTGCCCCTCAGCTTCCTCTACATGATGTTCTCGGTCACGGATGCCATCTCCATCGAGGCGACGCTGTCGTTCCTCGGATTGATGAACATCAACATGAGCTGGGGAATCATGATCTACACGGCAAACTCTCAGGGATATCTTCTGTCGAGCGCCAGCTACTGGTGGCTGCTGTTCCCCGCGGGACTGTCGGTGACACTGCTGGCCGGTTCTTTCTACCTGGTCGGAAGAGCGATGGACGAGATCATCAACCCAAGGCTGAGGAGACGGTAG
- a CDS encoding ATP-binding cassette domain-containing protein: protein MSLHQEARIGARLVLEVDHLTMHYTVKAGVVRAVDDVSFSLAQGEALGLVGESGCGKTSVAMTLIRLLADNAEIVDGRVILAGTDVAHISDEEMRRHRWSDISMVFQGAMNAWNPVYKIGDQIWEAMEQHFPEMMEDEGRERIAELFELVGLTPAMMDRYPHEFSGGMRQRAIIAMALSCEPKIIIADEPTTALDVIVQDQILTELKHVQQALGMAIIYISHDVAVIAEVSDRIGVMYAGKLVELGDTDEVFPRPRHPYTYLLLASTPSVKGPKRKLAPLEGEPPDLINPPTGCRFHPRCPWATELCTTEEPPFDEVSQGHRVACWHSEEVPELGRLEA, encoded by the coding sequence ATGAGTTTGCACCAAGAGGCGCGTATCGGGGCACGATTGGTGCTCGAGGTCGACCACCTCACCATGCACTACACCGTCAAGGCAGGCGTGGTCAGGGCGGTGGACGACGTCAGCTTCTCGCTCGCGCAAGGTGAAGCCTTGGGCTTGGTGGGCGAGTCCGGATGCGGGAAGACGTCGGTGGCCATGACGCTGATTCGGCTGCTTGCCGACAACGCAGAAATCGTCGATGGTCGCGTCATCCTCGCCGGTACGGACGTAGCGCATATCTCCGACGAGGAGATGCGCCGCCACCGCTGGAGTGACATTTCGATGGTCTTTCAGGGAGCCATGAACGCCTGGAATCCCGTGTACAAGATCGGCGATCAGATCTGGGAGGCGATGGAGCAGCACTTCCCCGAGATGATGGAGGACGAGGGGCGCGAGCGCATCGCCGAACTCTTCGAACTCGTGGGGCTGACGCCCGCAATGATGGACCGGTACCCACATGAGTTCTCCGGTGGCATGCGTCAGCGGGCGATCATCGCCATGGCGCTGTCGTGTGAGCCCAAGATCATCATTGCCGACGAGCCCACGACCGCACTCGACGTCATCGTCCAGGACCAGATCCTCACCGAGCTCAAGCATGTGCAACAGGCACTCGGGATGGCCATCATCTATATCTCCCACGATGTCGCCGTCATCGCGGAGGTCAGTGACCGCATCGGAGTCATGTACGCGGGAAAACTGGTGGAGCTCGGCGACACCGATGAGGTGTTCCCCCGGCCCCGACATCCATACACCTACCTCCTGCTCGCATCGACACCGAGTGTCAAAGGTCCCAAGCGCAAGCTCGCTCCTCTCGAAGGCGAGCCGCCTGATCTCATCAACCCTCCGACGGGCTGCCGCTTCCACCCCCGGTGCCCGTGGGCAACGGAGCTTTGTACGACCGAGGAGCCTCCCTTCGACGAGGTCTCGCAAGGACACCGTGTCGCCTGTTGGCACTCGGAGGAAGTCCCAGAACTCGGGAGGCTGGAGGCATGA
- a CDS encoding ATP-binding cassette domain-containing protein produces the protein MTVKQQTEQPLIKVEHLKKLFPVGRGLFRKATQFIHAVDDISFQIPRGESLGLVGESGSGKTTTGRILARLETPTGGDILLRDGEEMLNVSDIGRDGMKRFRRRVQMIFQDPYESMNPRRTIFDTIAEPLQVQAIGTLLEREHRVAELLEMVGLAPASTFLFRYPHELSGGQRQRVAIARALVIDPAFVVADEPTSMLDVSIRISIMDIMLRLAEEFGVSYLYITHDLAVARYMCDRIAVMYLGKIVELAKTEELLANPRHPYTKALLSAVPVPDPSYQRPELEIEGGITKAIDPPPVCRFIERCRWATEHCRTNPHPELVETSPEHFVACYVVEQSL, from the coding sequence ATGACGGTGAAGCAACAGACGGAGCAGCCCCTCATCAAGGTCGAGCACCTCAAGAAGCTCTTCCCGGTGGGGCGTGGTCTCTTCCGAAAAGCGACACAGTTCATCCACGCGGTCGATGACATCAGCTTCCAGATCCCGCGCGGTGAAAGTCTCGGTCTGGTGGGGGAGTCCGGCTCCGGAAAGACGACGACCGGGCGCATCCTCGCCCGACTCGAGACCCCCACGGGCGGGGACATCTTGCTGCGAGACGGAGAGGAGATGCTCAACGTCTCCGATATCGGCAGGGATGGCATGAAACGGTTCCGCCGCAGAGTGCAGATGATCTTCCAGGATCCCTACGAGTCCATGAATCCCCGGCGCACGATCTTCGACACGATCGCAGAACCGCTCCAAGTACAGGCCATCGGCACTCTCCTCGAGCGGGAGCATCGTGTTGCCGAACTGCTCGAGATGGTCGGCCTGGCACCGGCGAGCACGTTCTTGTTCCGGTATCCGCACGAACTCTCCGGTGGTCAGCGGCAGCGGGTCGCCATCGCTCGCGCCCTCGTGATCGACCCTGCATTCGTGGTGGCCGATGAACCGACATCGATGCTCGACGTGAGCATCCGGATCTCCATCATGGACATCATGCTCCGCCTCGCCGAAGAGTTCGGAGTCTCCTACCTCTACATCACCCATGACCTTGCCGTTGCACGCTACATGTGCGACCGGATCGCGGTGATGTACCTCGGCAAGATCGTCGAACTCGCCAAGACCGAAGAGCTGCTCGCAAATCCGCGCCATCCCTATACGAAAGCGCTTCTCTCCGCGGTTCCCGTTCCCGACCCCAGCTACCAACGGCCAGAACTCGAAATCGAAGGCGGCATCACCAAGGCGATCGATCCGCCTCCCGTCTGCCGGTTCATCGAACGTTGCCGGTGGGCCACGGAACATTGCCGCACCAATCCGCATCCCGAACTCGTCGAGACCAGCCCTGAGCACTTCGTCGCGTGCTATGTCGTGGAGCAGTCACTCTGA
- a CDS encoding CDP-alcohol phosphatidyltransferase family protein: MLCRGAVTLILTIPNLISALRLVGVGIFAWLAFGRSEPAAAGWLLLLIGWTDWIDGYLARRLNQVSELGKVLDPLADRLAIVTAVVGGMFVGVIPLLLGIGIAVREILVGVGALVLAGSGKRIDVRRLGKLATFILYGAIPAFYVSHGEFLPGLFLGIAWSFGVVGLILYWWVAVLYVGDARRAL; the protein is encoded by the coding sequence GTGCTATGTCGTGGAGCAGTCACTCTGATTCTCACCATCCCAAACCTGATCTCGGCACTACGCCTGGTCGGAGTCGGCATCTTCGCGTGGCTCGCATTCGGTCGAAGCGAACCGGCTGCGGCTGGATGGCTGCTCCTTCTGATCGGTTGGACCGACTGGATCGACGGCTACCTCGCCAGACGTCTGAACCAGGTGAGTGAACTCGGCAAGGTGCTGGACCCACTTGCCGACCGACTCGCCATCGTTACCGCAGTCGTCGGCGGGATGTTCGTCGGTGTGATTCCCCTCCTTCTCGGCATCGGGATTGCGGTGCGAGAGATACTCGTCGGTGTGGGAGCGCTGGTCCTCGCAGGGAGCGGAAAGAGGATCGATGTTCGTCGACTCGGAAAACTTGCCACGTTTATTCTCTACGGAGCGATTCCCGCCTTCTACGTCTCCCACGGTGAGTTTCTCCCAGGCCTGTTCCTCGGGATTGCATGGAGCTTCGGGGTGGTCGGGCTGATTCTGTACTGGTGGGTGGCCGTCCTCTACGTCGGAGATGCACGAAGGGCGCTGTAA
- the gcvH gene encoding glycine cleavage system protein GcvH, protein MQVAQDRRYTEDHEWTLQESDGTVRIGISDFAQDALGDVVYVELPEVGTVYAKGDPFCEVESTKSVSDVFAPISGTVVAVNEALADHPELINTDPYGEGWIALLEPTDAGETDALLDAAAYAELTAHT, encoded by the coding sequence ATGCAGGTTGCACAAGACAGGCGCTACACAGAGGACCACGAGTGGACACTCCAGGAATCGGACGGAACGGTCCGCATCGGCATCAGCGACTTCGCTCAGGACGCTCTCGGCGACGTTGTGTATGTGGAACTCCCCGAAGTGGGAACCGTCTACGCCAAGGGTGACCCGTTCTGCGAGGTCGAGTCCACCAAATCGGTGTCGGATGTCTTCGCTCCGATTTCGGGTACCGTCGTGGCCGTCAACGAGGCACTCGCCGATCACCCCGAGCTGATCAACACGGATCCTTACGGCGAGGGCTGGATTGCTCTTCTGGAGCCAACAGATGCCGGAGAGACCGATGCTCTGCTGGATGCAGCCGCGTATGCGGAGTTGACGGCCCACACCTGA
- a CDS encoding FHA domain-containing protein, with translation MAAPIPEAEKATLSGDHILLVKRGPRAGMGWVLQEGTTTVGRHPDSDIFLDDITVSRHHCRLILDRSDLTVEDSGSTNGTYVNGERVDRATLKTGDEVIVGKFHLVVAKGNE, from the coding sequence ATGGCCGCGCCCATCCCGGAAGCAGAGAAAGCGACTCTTTCCGGAGATCACATCCTCCTCGTCAAGCGCGGTCCCAGAGCAGGCATGGGATGGGTGCTCCAGGAGGGGACGACCACCGTCGGCCGCCATCCGGATTCGGACATCTTCCTCGATGACATCACGGTTTCTCGCCATCACTGTCGACTGATTCTCGACCGCTCCGACCTCACCGTCGAAGACTCGGGCTCGACCAATGGCACCTATGTCAACGGAGAGCGGGTCGACAGAGCAACGCTCAAGACGGGGGATGAGGTCATCGTCGGGAAGTTTCATCTCGTAGTGGCCAAAGGCAATGAGTGA